Proteins found in one Primulina eburnea isolate SZY01 chromosome 16, ASM2296580v1, whole genome shotgun sequence genomic segment:
- the LOC140816427 gene encoding 2-carboxy-1,4-naphthoquinone phytyltransferase, chloroplastic-like, with protein sequence MAATTFLNVNNSCGIKKINQDYLHLPKRNFSVSSAAPQDLHMKRFPQRIDSNRITFTGDVLKSSAKLNTRLVLKCRTEVAEVADLNNAPVEEIKVEEEELSRATLLWRAAKIPLYSVALVPATVASALAFWQTGQAAVGRYFMILASFVIVNIWIKLSNDVYDFDTGADKNKKESVVNIFGSRNAINYAAWTILAIGCSGFTGLAVAAKSVRALILIAASVFCFYIYQCPPYRVAYDGLGEPTLFTGFGPLATIGFYLLHSSARGQLPITNTVVWSSILVGYTTTLILFCSHFHQIEDDRAVGKMSPLVRLGTKKASKVLQYGVVGLYALLFGLGYTNTVPLASVIFGCMTLPLANLLLTFVQKNYQNKVKLFKTKYFCVGLHTLFGLAVSAGLVLARILARQPAIPVVL encoded by the exons ATGGCAGCAACCACTTTCTTGAACGTAAACAATAGCTGTGGCATCAAGAAAATCAACCAAGATTACTTACACCTTCCCAAAAG GAATTTCTCAGTGTCATCGGCTGCTCCACAAGATTTGCATATGAAAAGATTTCCCCAGAGAATAGATTCAAACAGGATTACATTCACGGGGGATGTGTTGAAATCTAGCGCAAAGCTAAACACAAGATTGGTGCTCAAGTGCAGAACAGAAGTCGCAGAAGTTGCAGATTTGAATAATGCTCCGGTTGAAGAGATTAAAGTAGAGGAGGAAGAATTATCGAGAGCTACTTTATTATGGAGAGCCGCCAAAATACCTTTGTATTCTGTTGCTCTCGTTCCGGCAACT GTGGCCTCGGCATTAGCTTTTTGGCAAACGGGACAGGCTGCGGTGGGCCGTTATTTCATGATCTTGGCCTCTTTCGTGATCGTCAATATTTGGATCAAATTGAG CAACGACGTTTACGATTTCGACACCGGAGCAGATAAGAACAAGAAAGAATCTGTCGTCAATATCTTTGGCAG CCGGAATGCCATAAACTATGCTGCTTGGACAATACTTGCCATCGGTTGTTCGGGCTTTACAGGGCTAGCGGTAGCTGCAAAAAGTGTTCGGGCTTTGATTTTGATAGCTGCTTCAGTGTTTTGCTTCTACATTTACCag TGTCCACCCTATCGTGTAGCTTACGACGGATTGGGAGAGCCAACTCTGTTCACCGGCTTCGGCCCCCTCGCAACCATCGGTTTTTATCTGCTTCATAGCTCCGCTAG GGGTCAGCTACCAATTACCAACACCGTTGTTTGGTCATCAATTCTGGTCGGTTACACGACAACCTTGATCCTCTTCTGCAGTCATTTCcatcag ATTGAGGATGACAGGGCTGTTGGAAAAATGTCTCCTTTGGTGAGGCTGGGCACTAAAAAAGCATCCAAAGTACTGCAATATGGTGTCGTGGGGCTTTATGCCCTCTTATTTGGTTTGGGGTATACCAACACCGTTCCTTTGGCTAGTGTG atttttggtTGTATGACATTGCCACTAGCAAATCTTCTACTCACCTTTGTCCAAAAGAACTACCAG AATAAGGTGAAACTGTTCAAGACCAAGTACTTCTGCGTGGGGCTGCACACTTTGTTTGGTCTCGCTGTGTCAGCTGGACTGGTGCTTGCAAGAATATTGGCCAGACAACCGGCCATTCCTGTCGTACTTTAA